The following are encoded in a window of Roseimaritima ulvae genomic DNA:
- a CDS encoding zinc-binding alcohol dehydrogenase family protein produces MRAISLLEPEKFSHVDVQAPASPGPGMALVKTHRMGICGTDLGGYLGKFPFFGYPRIIGHELGVEVLEIGEGVGNVSVGDRCSIEPYLNCGSCYACRRGATNCCQTNQTLGVMCDGGLCERFVIRADKLHASRTLRYEQLALVETLAIGCHAVDRGDNGEGDHVMVIGAGPIGLSAIEFARLSGAQVTVVDMVESRLEFCRQTYGIENLIRFQSPEQVSEEVQRITGGDRYAVVIDATGNPHSMTGAMHHVAQTGTLVYVGITNQNLTFEHATMHKPEMTIKASRNALPTDFARIIRLIEEGTIDTEPWITHRVSFDNMIAEFDSYTRPETGVIKAVVDVSGEQQ; encoded by the coding sequence ATGCGTGCTATCTCTCTACTTGAACCGGAAAAGTTTTCCCACGTCGACGTGCAAGCTCCGGCTTCTCCCGGCCCCGGCATGGCGTTGGTCAAAACGCACCGGATGGGCATCTGCGGAACCGACCTGGGCGGCTACCTCGGCAAGTTCCCCTTCTTTGGTTATCCCCGCATCATCGGTCACGAACTGGGCGTCGAAGTTCTGGAAATCGGCGAGGGCGTCGGCAATGTTTCCGTCGGCGATCGCTGCAGTATCGAACCGTATCTGAATTGCGGCTCCTGTTACGCTTGCCGGCGCGGGGCTACCAATTGTTGCCAAACCAATCAGACCCTGGGCGTGATGTGTGATGGCGGGCTGTGTGAACGATTCGTGATCCGAGCCGACAAACTGCATGCTTCGCGGACCCTGCGTTACGAACAGTTGGCGTTGGTTGAAACCCTGGCCATCGGTTGCCATGCCGTCGATCGTGGCGACAACGGCGAAGGGGACCACGTGATGGTGATCGGAGCCGGGCCGATCGGTCTGTCCGCCATCGAGTTCGCGCGGCTGAGCGGTGCTCAGGTAACGGTCGTGGACATGGTCGAATCACGGCTGGAATTCTGTCGCCAGACCTATGGCATCGAAAATCTGATTCGCTTCCAATCGCCCGAACAGGTCTCGGAGGAAGTTCAGCGGATTACCGGCGGCGATCGATACGCGGTGGTCATCGATGCCACGGGCAACCCGCACTCGATGACCGGCGCGATGCACCACGTGGCCCAGACCGGGACGCTGGTGTATGTCGGCATCACCAACCAAAACCTGACGTTTGAACACGCCACCATGCACAAGCCGGAAATGACGATCAAAGCCAGTCGCAATGCCTTGCCGACCGACTTTGCCCGCATCATTCGACTGATCGAAGAAGGCACCATCGACACCGAGCCCTGGATCACGCACCGCGTCTCGTTCGACAATATGATTGCCGAGTTTGACAGCTACACCCGCCCTGAAACGGGCGTCATCAAAGCCGTGGTGGACGTCTCGGGCGAACAGCAATAG
- a CDS encoding DUF58 domain-containing protein, whose amino-acid sequence MAHAHPNADPSSKPSSGAADDRLGDEDLPAAAEPPPATTATVSDDRGPVSLLGWAAIVASLLLLGMLFGAALWLYAAYAAVGMLLANRLLAQAWSRSVTAVRTAGMLEVEVGAVVPIEIEVRNTGRLPIVWMLAEDLLPRKALMYNPPALEVEGERLQVFLLPPGASRFVRYRLRCNRRGYYQIGPTVLETGDLMGLHRRYRVGATPQYLMVMPHTVALSGFDVASRRPIGEVRIRERILEDPSRLQGIRQWQPGDAMRQVHWAATARTGQLHSKIYEQTSVAGATLVIDLHRASNPARHEPVRTELAITMAASIAEALYEMNQPVGLVSNGRDAADRIRGEGWAGDFRTRAIAQQQARMKSDDDRLRPVVLPAGRGPVAFRDLQRQLARLERTDGLTLAELLIESEHRLARDTTLLLILQRCSDATAVAVLGMARRGWAVSVIINTFDQHEFSTAAGPLVAGGVAVMHLQNEEMLPSVCRQVVLR is encoded by the coding sequence ATGGCCCACGCTCACCCTAACGCCGACCCCAGCAGCAAGCCTAGCAGCGGCGCTGCCGACGACCGTCTGGGCGATGAAGACCTGCCGGCCGCCGCGGAGCCTCCGCCGGCAACGACGGCCACCGTCAGCGACGACCGCGGCCCGGTGAGTCTGCTGGGCTGGGCGGCGATCGTGGCCTCGTTGCTGTTGCTGGGGATGCTGTTTGGCGCCGCGCTATGGCTGTACGCCGCGTATGCCGCAGTAGGGATGCTGCTGGCGAATCGGCTGTTGGCGCAGGCCTGGAGTCGCAGCGTGACGGCCGTACGCACCGCCGGAATGCTGGAAGTGGAAGTCGGGGCCGTGGTGCCGATCGAAATCGAAGTCCGCAATACGGGCCGGTTGCCGATCGTTTGGATGCTGGCCGAAGATCTGCTGCCCCGCAAAGCGTTGATGTACAACCCGCCGGCGCTGGAGGTCGAAGGAGAACGGTTGCAGGTGTTTTTGCTGCCGCCGGGCGCCAGTCGGTTCGTGCGATATCGCCTCCGCTGCAACCGTCGCGGCTATTACCAAATCGGTCCCACTGTGCTGGAAACCGGCGACCTGATGGGGCTGCATCGCCGTTACCGTGTGGGCGCCACGCCGCAGTACTTGATGGTGATGCCGCACACGGTAGCGTTGAGCGGGTTCGACGTGGCCTCGCGGCGGCCCATCGGTGAGGTCCGAATTCGCGAACGGATTCTGGAAGACCCCTCGCGGCTGCAGGGCATCCGGCAGTGGCAGCCCGGCGATGCGATGCGGCAAGTCCATTGGGCGGCCACGGCACGCACCGGCCAGCTTCACAGCAAAATCTACGAACAGACGTCGGTCGCTGGCGCCACGCTGGTGATCGACTTGCATCGTGCCAGCAATCCCGCCCGGCACGAACCCGTGCGGACAGAATTGGCGATCACCATGGCCGCTTCGATCGCCGAGGCGTTGTATGAGATGAATCAACCGGTGGGCTTGGTTAGCAACGGTCGCGACGCCGCCGACCGCATTCGGGGGGAAGGCTGGGCGGGCGACTTTCGCACCCGCGCGATCGCCCAGCAGCAGGCCAGGATGAAGTCCGACGACGATCGCTTGCGTCCCGTGGTGCTGCCGGCCGGTCGCGGCCCGGTCGCCTTCCGCGATCTCCAGCGCCAACTAGCTCGACTGGAACGCACCGATGGGTTGACGCTGGCCGAACTGCTCATTGAGAGCGAACACCGACTGGCCCGCGACACGACGCTGCTACTGATCCTGCAGCGCTGCAGCGACGCCACGGCCGTCGCCGTGCTGGGTATGGCCCGTCGCGGCTGGGCCGTCAGCGTGATCATCAATACCTTCGACCAGCACGAATTTTCCACCGCCGCCGGGCCGCTGGTCGCCGGGGGGGTTGCGGTCATGCATCTGCAAAACGAGGAAATGTTGCCAAGTGTCTGCCGGCAGGTGGTGCTGCGATAG
- a CDS encoding sugar phosphate isomerase/epimerase family protein translates to MKSCITVSLVEEARGGPFVLWDGLRAACELSARLGYDAIEIFAPGPDAVDPEELKNLLADHSLELAAVGTGAGWVKHQLQLADADATKRQQAKDFVRSMIDFGGPFGAFAIIGSMQGRHDATVDKPTALGYLAEALEELGEHAAQYNVPLIYEPLNRYETNQVNTVQQGVELLEGLSTGNVKLLCDLFHMQIEERNVAEALKTGGQHVGHIHFVDSNRRPVGEGHMDYRDIIAALRSIKYEGYLSAEAFPYPTPQIAAEQTMRAYDYWTSAT, encoded by the coding sequence ATGAAATCCTGCATCACAGTCAGTCTGGTCGAAGAAGCTCGCGGCGGTCCTTTTGTGTTGTGGGACGGATTGCGAGCAGCTTGCGAATTGTCCGCGCGGCTGGGTTACGACGCGATCGAAATCTTTGCTCCCGGCCCCGATGCGGTCGACCCGGAGGAACTGAAAAACCTGCTGGCCGATCACAGTCTGGAACTGGCGGCGGTGGGCACCGGAGCGGGCTGGGTCAAGCACCAGTTGCAATTGGCCGACGCCGACGCGACCAAACGGCAGCAAGCCAAAGACTTCGTGCGTTCGATGATCGATTTCGGCGGCCCGTTTGGCGCCTTTGCGATCATCGGTTCGATGCAAGGCCGCCACGACGCGACGGTCGACAAACCTACGGCGCTGGGGTACTTGGCCGAAGCTCTGGAGGAATTGGGCGAGCACGCCGCGCAGTACAACGTGCCGCTGATTTATGAACCGCTGAATCGCTACGAAACCAATCAGGTCAACACAGTGCAGCAGGGCGTCGAGTTGCTGGAGGGACTGTCGACGGGCAACGTCAAACTGCTGTGCGACCTGTTCCACATGCAGATTGAAGAACGCAATGTGGCCGAGGCCTTAAAGACGGGCGGTCAGCACGTCGGCCACATCCACTTTGTGGACAGCAATCGGCGTCCGGTCGGCGAAGGCCACATGGACTACCGCGACATCATCGCGGCCTTGCGATCGATCAAGTACGAAGGCTATCTATCAGCCGAAGCGTTTCCCTACCCCACGCCCCAAATCGCCGCCGAACAAACCATGCGAGCCTACGACTACTGGACCAGCGCCACGTAG
- a CDS encoding aldo/keto reductase has protein sequence MQTRPLGRTGIDLSILGFGASSIGQEFRQVDMGEALRAVHVALDGGMNYIDTAAYYGRGMSEIMLGRMLPEIPRDRYFLSTKLGRYAPQHFDFSAKRVAESIDVSLERMRIDHIDMVFCHDIEFVDTKQIYEETLPALRREVEKGKVRFIGVSGYPMQIFKEAIAKADVDVLLTYNHYTLQNDMALQLVPLCEEKGIGLINAAPFSARLLTNAPLPQWHNATPEVRKVAAAAAAHCESKGSDIAKLALQYSVANESFASCVTGSANPDRVSQWLQWLDEPMDETLVAEVLEILKPIHNWIYTVGLPENEDPINEGGANEGIAKS, from the coding sequence ATGCAGACTCGCCCACTTGGCCGCACCGGTATTGATTTGTCGATCTTGGGTTTTGGCGCTTCGTCGATTGGCCAAGAGTTCCGCCAAGTCGACATGGGTGAAGCTTTGCGAGCGGTACATGTGGCGCTCGACGGTGGCATGAATTACATCGACACCGCCGCCTACTACGGCCGCGGGATGAGCGAAATCATGCTCGGGCGGATGCTGCCCGAAATCCCCCGCGACCGTTATTTTCTGAGCACCAAACTAGGCCGCTACGCACCGCAGCATTTCGACTTCAGCGCCAAACGGGTGGCCGAAAGCATCGACGTGTCGCTGGAACGGATGCGAATCGACCACATCGACATGGTGTTCTGCCACGACATCGAATTTGTCGACACCAAACAGATCTATGAAGAAACCCTGCCCGCCCTGCGGCGTGAAGTGGAAAAGGGCAAGGTGCGGTTCATCGGTGTTAGCGGCTATCCGATGCAAATCTTTAAAGAGGCGATCGCCAAAGCCGACGTGGACGTGCTGCTGACCTACAACCACTATACGCTGCAAAACGACATGGCGTTGCAACTGGTGCCGCTGTGTGAGGAAAAGGGAATTGGACTGATCAACGCGGCCCCGTTTAGCGCCCGCTTGCTGACCAATGCTCCTTTGCCGCAGTGGCACAACGCCACGCCCGAGGTTCGCAAAGTCGCCGCCGCGGCCGCCGCGCACTGCGAATCCAAAGGCAGCGACATCGCTAAATTGGCGTTACAGTATTCGGTCGCCAACGAATCCTTTGCCTCCTGCGTAACCGGCTCGGCCAACCCCGACCGGGTGTCGCAGTGGCTGCAGTGGCTGGACGAACCCATGGATGAAACCCTGGTCGCCGAAGTGCTGGAAATCCTCAAGCCCATCCACAATTGGATCTACACCGTTGGGCTGCCCGAAAATGAGGACCCCATCAACGAGGGCGGCGCGAACGAGGGTATCGCGAAATCTTAA
- a CDS encoding SDR family oxidoreductase: protein MDLFDLKDQVAVVLGGTGALGGAMAAALGSAGAHVIVAGRNQQRGQECVDRIEKAGGRAAFQAADALDRDSLQAAREAIAEQFGTPAILVNAAGGNHPDATLPPGSEFSKLPLEAWNRVFDLNLSGGVLLPTQVFGEAMLSAGRGSVINIASMAGMIPLSRVVAYSAAKAAVINLTQFLGREWATSGVRVNAISPGFFPAEQNRKLLFKDDGSYTERGGQIIGHTPMARFGDPRELAGAVIWLASDKASSFVTGQNIVVDGGFSSTTI from the coding sequence ATGGATTTGTTTGATCTAAAAGACCAGGTTGCCGTTGTGTTAGGCGGCACCGGTGCATTAGGCGGCGCGATGGCCGCTGCCTTGGGTTCCGCCGGCGCGCATGTGATCGTGGCCGGTCGCAATCAGCAGCGCGGCCAAGAGTGCGTGGACCGCATCGAAAAAGCCGGAGGCCGAGCGGCCTTCCAAGCGGCCGACGCGCTCGACCGCGACTCCCTGCAGGCGGCTCGCGAAGCGATCGCGGAGCAGTTCGGCACGCCCGCGATCCTCGTCAACGCCGCTGGCGGTAATCATCCCGACGCCACTTTGCCGCCGGGTTCGGAATTCAGCAAGTTGCCGCTGGAAGCCTGGAATCGTGTGTTCGATTTAAACCTCTCCGGCGGCGTCCTGCTGCCCACGCAGGTGTTCGGCGAAGCCATGCTCTCCGCCGGTCGGGGGAGTGTCATCAACATCGCTTCGATGGCCGGCATGATCCCGCTGTCACGCGTCGTCGCTTATTCGGCGGCCAAGGCCGCGGTCATCAACCTAACCCAGTTCCTGGGCCGCGAATGGGCCACGTCGGGCGTCCGTGTAAACGCCATCAGCCCCGGATTTTTCCCCGCCGAGCAAAACCGCAAACTGTTGTTCAAAGACGACGGCAGCTACACCGAACGCGGTGGCCAGATCATCGGTCACACGCCGATGGCTCGGTTTGGCGATCCCCGCGAACTGGCCGGTGCGGTGATCTGGCTGGCCTCTGACAAAGCCTCCTCCTTTGTGACCGGCCAAAACATCGTCGTCGACGGCGGCTTCTCCTCGACCACTATCTAA
- a CDS encoding AAA family ATPase, with the protein MSVAPEMTVQAVAELSRRVIANVEQAIVGKRKQLVLSMVAWLSGGHVLLEDVPGVAKTMLARALARSLGCRFKRVQCTPDLLPSDVTGTSIFNQKTSDFEFRPGPIFSQILLADEINRATPRTQAALLEAMAEGRVTVDGTTHTLRKPFLVVATQNPIDHEGTFPLPEAQLDRFMMRFSLGYPSAEEELRMLEMLQFRHPVEGLKAVATADEMVAAQQAIRQVHVDEKIRQYVLQIVHDSRQHSDLALGGSPRATIALFRCAQAMAAIRGRAFVEPDDVKRIVAPVMTHRVIVRPESRLRKVTPEKIVSEILSEIAVPTIAAP; encoded by the coding sequence ATGTCTGTCGCTCCTGAGATGACCGTGCAAGCCGTCGCCGAGCTATCGCGGCGAGTGATCGCCAACGTGGAACAGGCCATCGTTGGCAAACGCAAACAATTGGTGCTTTCGATGGTGGCCTGGCTGTCCGGGGGCCACGTCTTGCTGGAAGATGTACCGGGAGTGGCCAAGACAATGCTGGCACGGGCCCTGGCTCGCAGCCTGGGATGCCGGTTTAAACGCGTTCAGTGCACCCCGGACCTGCTGCCCAGCGACGTCACGGGAACTTCGATTTTTAATCAGAAGACCAGCGATTTCGAATTCCGTCCCGGCCCGATCTTTTCCCAAATTTTATTGGCCGACGAAATCAACCGGGCCACCCCGCGGACCCAGGCGGCACTGCTCGAAGCGATGGCCGAGGGTCGCGTGACGGTCGACGGCACGACGCATACGCTGCGGAAACCTTTTCTGGTCGTGGCCACACAAAACCCCATCGACCACGAAGGCACGTTCCCGCTGCCCGAAGCCCAACTGGACCGCTTTATGATGCGTTTCAGCCTGGGGTATCCATCGGCCGAAGAGGAACTGCGGATGCTGGAAATGTTGCAGTTCCGGCACCCCGTCGAAGGGCTCAAGGCGGTAGCCACGGCCGATGAGATGGTCGCCGCGCAGCAGGCCATCCGCCAGGTGCACGTGGACGAAAAAATCCGCCAGTACGTGCTACAGATCGTGCATGACTCACGGCAACACTCGGATTTGGCGCTGGGCGGAAGCCCGCGGGCAACGATTGCCTTGTTTCGCTGTGCTCAGGCCATGGCGGCGATTCGCGGGCGTGCCTTTGTGGAACCCGATGATGTGAAACGAATCGTTGCACCGGTGATGACGCACCGCGTGATCGTGCGACCGGAAAGCCGGTTGCGGAAAGTCACGCCGGAAAAAATCGTCAGTGAAATCCTGTCCGAAATCGCTGTTCCCACGATCGCCGCCCCCTGA
- a CDS encoding carboxy terminal-processing peptidase, giving the protein MHLHAGRFGFRSLVLVAAAAAMLSCPCPSQAEGLPGATAKDSQVAKIVSLLMPRRHISRREVDDQASERALGLYLKSLDPMKLYFYQSDYDDFTQYETTLDDYVRKGDLSVTYKIFNRFLERVDERVKTANELLDQEHDFDREESIVIDPEATRYPLNADEARDRWRRQIKYNLLDLKDEGKEGEEAIEQLRRRYNRYARRWHQTDTDDVLEIFLTSITSSYDPHTTYMSPSSLEDFEMLMRLSLDGIGAALREKDGYTVVTNIIPGGAAAKHGKLKEDDYVVSVGQGEDGEMVDIVEMPLKQVVSMIRGKAGTTVRLGVKPGGVGDVEIYKIVRAKVQLEDSAARGQVIEHKGSDGKVMKIGYINLPSFYMDMEAARQNRRDYRSSTRDVRRILDDFREQGVECVTLDLSKNGGGSLTEAISLTGLFIDQGTVVQVKNADGSVDQYDDEERGVAWDGPLVVMTSQFSASASEILAGAIRDYRRGLIVGDEKTHGKGTVQTLMDLARELLGTNRENYGALKVTLQQFYLPDGDSTQKEGVPADVVLPSLTTYMDIGEDDLQYALEHDRVPKANHHVYNMLPPDVLGVVRARSTERVAENEEFIELQRRIDSYRRQKEEKFLSLAESEFFERRKELDADKEEEKEALDQQTPDDEVYRKYFYNDEVLNIAKDYTEGLKQQNLAHAG; this is encoded by the coding sequence ATGCATCTTCACGCTGGTCGTTTCGGTTTTCGGTCCCTTGTCTTGGTTGCGGCCGCCGCCGCGATGCTCAGCTGCCCCTGTCCGTCGCAAGCCGAAGGGTTGCCTGGGGCGACGGCCAAAGATAGCCAAGTGGCCAAGATCGTTTCCTTGCTGATGCCGCGGCGACATATTTCCCGCCGCGAAGTCGACGATCAGGCCAGTGAACGAGCGTTGGGGTTGTACCTCAAATCGCTCGATCCGATGAAGCTGTATTTCTATCAGTCGGACTACGACGATTTCACACAGTACGAGACCACGCTGGACGATTACGTCCGCAAAGGCGACCTGTCGGTCACCTACAAAATTTTCAACCGCTTCCTAGAACGGGTGGACGAGCGTGTCAAAACGGCCAACGAACTGTTGGATCAGGAGCATGATTTCGATCGCGAAGAATCGATTGTGATCGACCCCGAAGCGACCCGTTATCCGCTGAATGCCGACGAAGCTCGCGATCGCTGGCGCCGCCAGATCAAATACAATCTGTTGGACCTGAAAGACGAAGGCAAAGAGGGAGAGGAAGCGATCGAACAACTGCGTCGCCGCTACAACCGCTACGCCCGCCGTTGGCACCAGACCGACACCGACGACGTGTTGGAAATTTTCCTGACTTCGATCACCAGCTCTTACGATCCCCACACCACCTACATGTCGCCCAGTTCGCTGGAAGACTTTGAGATGCTGATGCGGCTGAGCCTGGACGGCATCGGAGCAGCGCTGCGTGAGAAAGACGGCTACACCGTGGTCACCAACATCATCCCCGGTGGCGCGGCCGCCAAACATGGCAAGCTGAAAGAAGACGACTACGTGGTCAGCGTCGGCCAAGGCGAAGACGGGGAAATGGTCGACATCGTCGAAATGCCGCTGAAGCAAGTGGTCAGCATGATCCGCGGCAAAGCGGGCACGACGGTCCGCTTGGGCGTCAAACCCGGCGGCGTCGGCGACGTGGAAATCTACAAAATCGTGCGTGCCAAAGTTCAATTGGAAGACAGCGCGGCTCGCGGCCAAGTCATCGAGCATAAGGGCAGCGATGGCAAAGTCATGAAGATCGGCTACATCAACCTGCCCAGCTTCTACATGGACATGGAAGCCGCTCGACAAAACCGCCGCGACTACCGCAGCAGCACCCGCGACGTACGACGCATTTTGGATGACTTCCGTGAGCAGGGCGTCGAATGCGTGACGCTGGACTTGAGCAAGAACGGCGGCGGCAGCCTGACCGAAGCGATCAGCTTGACCGGGTTGTTCATCGACCAGGGCACCGTGGTGCAGGTCAAAAACGCCGATGGCTCGGTCGACCAGTACGACGACGAAGAGCGAGGCGTGGCCTGGGACGGCCCGCTGGTTGTGATGACCAGCCAGTTCAGTGCCAGCGCCAGCGAGATTCTGGCCGGTGCGATTCGCGACTACCGCCGCGGCTTGATCGTCGGTGACGAAAAAACCCACGGCAAAGGCACCGTGCAAACGCTAATGGACCTGGCTCGCGAATTGTTGGGCACCAACCGCGAAAACTACGGAGCGCTAAAGGTCACGCTGCAGCAGTTCTACCTGCCCGATGGCGACAGCACCCAGAAGGAAGGCGTGCCGGCGGACGTGGTGCTGCCCAGCCTGACGACTTACATGGACATCGGTGAAGACGATCTTCAGTACGCCTTGGAACATGATCGTGTGCCCAAAGCCAATCATCATGTTTACAACATGCTGCCGCCCGATGTCCTTGGCGTCGTCCGCGCCCGCTCGACCGAACGAGTGGCCGAGAACGAAGAGTTCATCGAACTGCAACGTCGTATCGACTCCTACCGGCGTCAAAAAGAAGAAAAATTCCTGTCCTTGGCTGAATCGGAATTCTTCGAGCGTCGCAAAGAACTGGATGCGGACAAAGAGGAAGAGAAGGAAGCCCTCGATCAGCAGACGCCTGATGACGAAGTCTACCGCAAGTACTTCTACAACGACGAAGTGCTAAACATCGCCAAGGACTACACCGAAGGCCTCAAGCAGCAGAACCTGGCCCACGCCGGTTAG
- a CDS encoding tagaturonate epimerase family protein — MAPPVTHRDQAELESTKAQYSKTPKTLKHPSMKKISKYTFGVGDRFAHQAKAQLQACIQATAAGAEVVPVWNKSHREHQTVGSQPDSVRQAADAAVAELGWTKPYHVDADHINLSTVDGFIASSDFYTLDVADSIGQPASPADVTAFVDRFPQLVGTVTIPGIDSPFEISRQQVEQIAGKYLLAVQQAGEIYRHIAAQKGADEFITEVSMDETDSPQTPPELLVILAAIADQQIPIQTIAPKFTGRFNKGVDYVGDVQQFEQEFSDDLAVIDYCVKEFGLPETLKLSVHSGSDKFSIYGPIRRCIAKFDAGLHIKTAGTNWLEEVIGLAEAGGDGLELAKEIYAQALAHKDALCAPYATVIDIDDAKLPSADEVNGWSSEQFVSALRHDQSNPQFNDNLRQLIHVGYKIAAQLGDRYLDMLDKYETVIAKNVTENLYDRHLKPLFLDR, encoded by the coding sequence ATAGCTCCCCCCGTTACTCACCGCGATCAGGCAGAGCTTGAAAGCACCAAAGCCCAATACTCTAAAACACCAAAAACTCTAAAGCACCCAAGCATGAAAAAAATTTCCAAATACACGTTCGGCGTCGGGGACCGTTTCGCCCATCAAGCCAAAGCTCAGCTGCAGGCTTGCATCCAAGCCACCGCGGCGGGGGCGGAAGTGGTGCCGGTCTGGAACAAGTCCCATCGCGAACATCAAACCGTCGGTTCCCAGCCCGACAGTGTTCGCCAAGCCGCTGACGCGGCGGTTGCGGAATTGGGTTGGACCAAGCCCTATCATGTGGACGCCGACCACATCAATCTGTCGACCGTCGACGGTTTCATCGCCTCCTCGGATTTTTACACCCTGGACGTTGCCGACTCGATCGGCCAACCCGCCTCGCCAGCGGACGTCACAGCCTTCGTGGATCGCTTCCCCCAGTTGGTCGGAACGGTCACGATCCCCGGCATTGACTCGCCCTTTGAGATCTCTCGCCAGCAAGTCGAACAGATCGCTGGCAAGTACCTGTTAGCCGTCCAGCAGGCGGGTGAAATCTATCGCCACATCGCCGCCCAAAAAGGCGCGGATGAATTTATCACCGAAGTTTCGATGGATGAAACCGACAGTCCCCAAACGCCGCCGGAATTATTGGTCATCCTGGCCGCGATCGCCGACCAACAGATTCCCATCCAAACGATTGCGCCGAAATTTACCGGGCGTTTTAACAAGGGCGTCGACTACGTGGGAGACGTTCAGCAGTTTGAGCAGGAGTTCTCTGACGACCTGGCCGTGATCGATTACTGCGTGAAAGAATTTGGGCTTCCGGAAACGCTCAAACTGAGCGTGCATTCGGGCAGTGACAAATTTTCCATCTACGGTCCGATCCGCCGCTGCATCGCCAAGTTTGATGCCGGCCTGCACATTAAAACCGCCGGCACCAACTGGCTGGAAGAAGTCATCGGTTTGGCCGAAGCCGGTGGCGACGGGCTGGAACTGGCCAAAGAGATCTACGCCCAAGCCTTGGCCCACAAAGACGCACTGTGCGCACCGTACGCCACGGTCATCGATATCGACGATGCCAAATTGCCCTCGGCCGACGAAGTAAACGGCTGGAGCAGCGAGCAATTTGTGTCAGCCTTGCGGCACGACCAATCCAATCCCCAGTTCAACGACAACCTGCGTCAGCTGATTCACGTCGGCTACAAAATCGCCGCTCAACTGGGCGACCGTTACCTGGACATGCTGGACAAGTATGAAACGGTAATCGCCAAAAACGTGACGGAAAATCTGTACGACCGTCATCTGAAACCGCTGTTTCTGGACCGCTAG
- a CDS encoding DUF481 domain-containing protein gives MNFPSLFLHRQSIVGLVLLLSGMLFSASAAAQMSWMFGTESDPAAPPVTQVDFAELGQPGGAPAVGSSVAPLPAPTSPPAPASVAVEIQEPLPLAEETRRWYSYPWMWAWSGWTNSAEFGLNASEGNTNSLSLQTGAELKRETERYTFGIDFDYYRTKTGGEVTQDYGRVNFDYDRLLGDSRWSAFGKLGLEWNEFRPFDLRLNLNGGAGYHWFRNDESTVVTRFGAGASREIGAPDDAWVPEALFGVEAEHQITSQQKLKAKIDYFPNWGDFADYRLVSDISWEILLDDSDNLSLKLAATNRYDSTPQGALPRDLFYSMLLLYKF, from the coding sequence ATGAATTTCCCTAGTCTATTTCTGCATCGGCAGTCCATTGTGGGGCTTGTATTGCTGCTGTCGGGGATGCTGTTTAGCGCTTCCGCCGCGGCGCAAATGAGCTGGATGTTCGGTACGGAAAGCGATCCCGCGGCTCCTCCTGTCACCCAGGTGGATTTTGCCGAATTGGGCCAGCCCGGCGGTGCACCTGCGGTCGGTTCCTCGGTCGCTCCACTACCCGCACCGACTTCGCCCCCAGCACCCGCATCAGTAGCCGTGGAAATTCAGGAACCGCTGCCGCTGGCCGAAGAAACACGCCGCTGGTACAGCTATCCCTGGATGTGGGCATGGAGCGGTTGGACGAACAGCGCGGAATTTGGATTAAACGCCAGTGAAGGCAACACCAACTCGCTTAGCCTGCAGACCGGAGCCGAACTGAAACGGGAAACCGAGCGGTATACCTTTGGCATCGATTTCGACTACTACCGCACCAAGACCGGCGGCGAAGTGACTCAGGATTACGGCCGCGTCAATTTCGATTACGACCGCCTATTGGGCGACAGTCGCTGGTCGGCGTTTGGCAAGCTGGGATTGGAATGGAATGAGTTCCGGCCGTTTGACCTGCGTTTGAACTTGAACGGTGGTGCTGGTTACCACTGGTTCCGCAATGACGAATCGACCGTCGTGACCCGCTTTGGTGCTGGTGCGTCGCGCGAGATCGGTGCTCCGGACGACGCCTGGGTTCCGGAAGCCCTGTTTGGCGTCGAAGCCGAACATCAAATCACCAGCCAACAGAAGCTGAAAGCCAAGATCGATTACTTTCCCAACTGGGGCGATTTCGCGGACTATCGTTTGGTCAGCGACATCAGCTGGGAGATTCTGTTAGATGACAGCGATAACCTGAGCCTCAAGCTGGCCGCCACCAATCGCTACGACAGCACCCCGCAAGGCGCGCTGCCTCGCGATCTGTTCTATTCGATGCTGTTGTTGTACAAGTTTTAG